The sequence ACTGTCCTCTGAGGCCCAGGACTACAGAGGGAGGTAGACTCAGACAAAGGAGCAAACCTGGTGCCCCTGGATAAGGAGGAAGCTGTCGGGGACACGGTGGGCCTGGGTCCCTTCAGAACCACACTTCCTAGCTTTGCTTTGCTGAATGGGGGTAAGAACCAGGAATGGTCTTGGAAGTAAAGAAGCTTCAAGGTATCCTGAAGAGAAATTCTATGTGAAAGACAGCACAAAAGTTCTGGGACCCAGAACAGAATGAAAGCACCTATGTTCCCTTCCTTCTGAGTCCGTAATTTCACTTCCTTCCTCAGACCTGCCCAGATCAAACTTCATTCCTCACTTGGAGTCCCGTTAGCTGGGACCTGCAATCACCTGGTAGCATGGTCCTGTCTTCTTGTGTACAGAAAGATTCTACTCCTTGAAGATGCTGAAATTAAAGCATCTATCAATAGAAGTTGTTTTATTTGTGCCCCCCGCCCCCTACAGACATATAGTCACAGTACTCTTCATTATCTTTGTGTTGTTTGTGCCTTATCCCTCTGACTAGACTGTCAACTGAAGAACTAAGACAATGTTTTCATCAGTTTTAGCATAGAATTTTTATTAACAACATATAAATGAAGAGTTAATACACTTATGTCAACATAAAGCACAGAAGTATAGCTTATTCATGATGAATAGATTCATTATCAGATCCAATTGCAGAAATACTAAAAACATCTCAAATTTTATGCCAcaataaaaatcaacaaatgtCCAAGTTCTCAAGATCATTTGGTATACATAAAATTGCCCCTTCAATCAACACAGATAACATAAATATTGGATTTATAATTATAATGTGCATTGGTTTCACATTGCAACACCAAAAATTTGTTCAAAGCTTTGTGAGAACATATAGCTATTCAGAGTTTGAGTATTAATCTTATAACTTTATCTCTCACCTCAGGATCACTGTGCTCTGCTAAGTCTTGGAGTTTCTGACCAAACTCTTTTGCTTCCTGGAATATGGAAATAAGTTCAGATTTAGTGAACTGTTCCTTGGTAAAGAGCTTCACCTTCTTTTTGAACTGGAAATTTATATTCTCAAATATTGCAATAACATTAAGAATATTGGCCTTTGACTCATTCTTGTTCAAGGGTGCAATCAGTGATGATAGTACTTCGGCACTGATAAGTTCTCTTGTATTAGCTTGATTTTTAGACAAGcacaaaaacacttttaaaacataaaacttgGTTTTGACACTTCCCTTATTTAACAAGGTAAGGAAATCTGGAATGTAACTGGCAATCATGTGGTGATCCTCAAATTTCACACTCAGGTGCCCTAATAATTTGAGTCCAGCCAGTTGCACAGGAGAGTTCAAGGGATAAGAGAGTATGTCCTTACAAACTTGATTTATGTATGATTCTCCACTTTTTAGTTCTTCAGAAGACTCAGAGCTGTCATCCACCATATTTAATGCTCTGGGGTGTTCTTTAACATTGGGATTACTGATCAAGTTTTCAATCATAACAGTGATACCTACATCATGAATTATATCTTGGGTAAATGGATAAGCAGGACTGATGCCCATTATCATTGTAGCTATTTCATGAATGAAAGGATCCTTAGTTAACTTAAGTAGGGCAACAAGTTTATCAAACTCTTTAGGCTCTAAACTAAAGCTACGTAGTTTACAGCGGCAGGCCTTTGGATTGGGCCCATACTTTTCCCTATACCTAACCTGTTTTTTTATGTCAGCTAAGGTCTGGAAGTAAGGCCCATTATAGGGTGGGATCTTGGTCAGAGGCCGAATCCCCAGAGGAGTTTCAATCAAGGTTTCAACCAGAGTCCAATTCCCTTCTGGAGGCAAGGATCGCTCCCCTCCCTCAACTGGGACAAGGACACTATACCTGGCCCTTGACCATGCTGCTGCTTTTTGCTTTATAGTAAGTTCAGGTTTGGACGTGGGCTTGGGCTTTTCCTGGATCTTAGGTGGGAGCTTACAAACTTGTGGAGCAGTCTCTTCTTCAGGCCAGAACCATGACCCTACACTAGGCTCTTCTCCAGTCCAGAACCAGGAGCAGACATTTTCTTCATCCTCATCACTGGACTTGATCCCAATACCAGCTCTGGCCCCAGCCCTGGGCTTGATGCCAGCTTCTTCCCTTGTCTGAGGCCTAGGCCCAATACTGGACTTATCATCAGCCTTGGCACAGGACCTGATACTGACCTCACTGCTAGCACtagccttgatttcagacttggtCTTCACACTGATACTGGACTCAGGCATGGCCCTTGACTTACTTTTGGGCACTATACCATGTTCCGCCAGGGTTTTTGACTTAGTCTCAGCCACGACTCTGGACTTAGTCACAGCTTCTACCTTGCTCACTTTCCTTGTCACAGCCAAGGTATCAGTATGGGACACTGTCCGTGTCTTGGCCACTGCTCCATCCCCAGTCTTGGCCTGAGTCACTGATCCTGTTTTGGGTTCTGCCACAGCCAATGCCTTGGCCTGGGACTTAGCCTTGGCTCTGGCTTTGGCAGGGTCCTTGAATCCAGCTTTCAGGTCAGCCCCAGTCCCTCCTCTAGTCCTTGCCCTGGCCCTGGAGTCAGTCATAGTCCAAGTTAAAGACAAGGCCACATTATGTACCCCCACCCCAATCTCAGCAGGATGGTGTTTTCATACAAAGTCCAATAGTCACTCATCTCCCTTTCCAATCACAGGTTCTGCCAATGATATAGACAACGTGTAGAGGAAGCTCACTCAGAGTAAGGAAGGATAGCTGTAGATCTGCATACAGTCCTGTAGAAGGTGGTACTCTTCAGCCACTCCAAGGCCACCAGATCTCTCCCTGAAGATGACCTAGGGGCAGAGGAAGGAAATGAGGCTTTGAGTCTCTTCCAATTTTGTCTTCCTATGCAGATTAGCACAGAGAGACAGGAGAGTATAGAGAGTCAATGCTAGGTGGGCGAAGTAGATAACTAGTAAACTCTCTTCCCTTCATTTTACACCTACTCCTTATGCCTCCAGGTGGTACCAAATTCCTTTCCAGGTACCAAACAGGAGCAGCAAGGGTGGAAAAACTAGATGGGAATGAGACAGGCTGAGGAATCTCtagatctttttttaatgcaattttattgagatacttacacaccatataatccatccaaagtatacaatcaatggctcacagtatcatcatagggttgtgcattcatcatcacaattctcaatcattttcattactccaaagtaaagaaaaaaattaaaaaagaaaaaagaacacccaaccatcccataccccttatccccccccattatttacatactttttgtcattattttattactcatctgtccatacactggttaaagggagtgtcagtcaccaggttttcactatcacagtTCGCacgataaaagctacatagttatacaattatcatcaagaatcaagtctactggattactgtttaacagattcaggtatttccttctagctgttctaatacactaaaaactaaaaaggaatatctatataatgcattaagaataacctccagattgacctctttgagatctctcacccactgaagctttattttgtttcatttcttccccttttggtcaagatggcattctcaatcccacgatgccagggccaggctcatccctgggagtcctatccctcattgccagggagacttagacCCCTAGGAGTATAAGTCCCAtgtcatttgtgtgtgtgtgtgtgtgggggggtgagtttatttgcagaattggctgaaagaggccacacctgagcaacaagaggttctccaggggtgactcttagacataattattagtaagcttagcttctcctctgcaggaatacatttcataagggcaagccccaagatcgagggcttgacttattaaattaagattccctaatgcttgcaagaatatcaggaattccccaggtgatgAAGTTtaacagttccacatttttccccagtacctcaaggggactttgcagatacttgtttattttctgcccaaagtacttgGGGTGCACCGGAGTatcacattaacctatacagagTAACAATATCTCATCCCCTactctaggttccatgtaattatgttgtttaaataaactgaccatacaggttaaattagatagtgtgctacagagaaaacaaattttgtgccaaataaacatctcttaaataacagtcaaaactcaggaatagatgtgactgctgttaagagcttacaatatacgAACCTTTATAACAAGCCTCAATGAACACTCCACACTCCTGCAGGGTCgactgcccaatctctacccaattctatcccctggtacctgtgctttctaattcaattctcagcatttgctcattacagtaattttatattagagaaaccttacaatacttgtccttttgtttctggcttatttcactcaatatacaatgtcctcagggttcattcacctaattgcatgcctcaggacttcattccttcatgaAGCCTCATTCCTTCTGGCAGCCACTCAATATCcaattgtatatatacaccacagttcaccctttgatgtacccttaggccgccTCCGttcattacaaatcatgaatactgctgccctaagcaccagtgtgtaaatgtctatttgcgtccctgctttcagttctttcaagcaTATACCAaacaacagggttgcaggatcatatggcaatcctatacttagccttctgtggaaccaacacactaccctccagatgggctgccccatcctacttccctaccaacagtgaataggtatatatctctctctccacatcttctccagcacttgttatctttctgtttatttttcaaacagttttattcacacaccatgcaatccatcctgagTGACCATCAATAGCTCCCagaataatcacataattatgctttcaccatcacaatctatatgagaacaagTTCATTTCTTCcgcaaaaaaagaagaggaagaaagaaaaaaagacaaaagaaaaaaaaaataaaataaaaaaggagaaataacaacaagaatcccatacccctcccttatatccccctgttgacattagctttggtatattgcctttgttactattaatggaagaatattacaatgttattgttaactacagaccctagttttcattgatagcattttttcccatataccatcccattttcaacaccactcaatgttgacattcacttgctctccctcatgtgaaaattttcttatatttctacatttaatcaccagtcactgtccactctagtttttgctaagttatacagtcccagttgtatcctctacctttccttctggtgtcatacatgtccctagccttcctctttcaaccatactcacacttacctttgttcattatacttaacaatattgtgctaccatcacaatatttctggatctttacaatcaatcctgttgaacattctgtactccttcagcatcaaatgcccaatctctaccctctttgtaCCTCCTGATAGCCTGCGTTAATTTGgactttcagagtttgctcattataggtagttcatattagagagaccatacagtatttgtccttttgtttctggctaattcagctcaacataatatcctcagggttcatccacattgttatatgcgtCTAGACTGAATCTCGACCTCTGGTGGATCCAAGCAGATTAGACTACCTCATTTTACAGGTCTATCCAGGCAATTCCCCCAACCATACTGACCTGCATGGATTAGGAGTaactttttcctcctttccttgctttcagcAGTGACAACTGCTACAGCAGACCTACAGATAGACCTACGGacaaataaacagaaggaaaaggaaactctgAGTACTTCGTAGACAGACCTTGGTCCCTGATCCCTATACTTGCCTTTCCAGATGCAGTTTGTCCAGTGCTTCCCTCCTCCTGGTCCCCACCCCTCACTGCTCTGCTTCAGGAATGCTCCTAACCCACCATTTCCTCTTCAGGGTCAGCCCTGGTACTTCCCTAGCTCAGAACTGATCTAGGGTGAAGTATGAAGTACAAGAGCAGAGAAAGCAAGGAGGAGTGGGAAAGGCAGGTCTTAGCATTTGGTACCTCCAAAGTTTACCAAGCCTCTCACTAAATCACCACAGGCCAGACAGGAGTACTGGAAAGCTGGTAAATGGAAGAGATGGAATTCTCGAGGCTCATTCACCCCCATCCCTCTACCCTTACACCAACCTTAAGAGATGCAGAGCAATTTTCTCTTTTCACTATTTCCTAGCTTAAAGTCAAGTTATTTACAATGTTTCACAACAACTGCCAGTTCCACAGACCTAGGAACAGACCTACCCACAGCAACACACAcagagatatacaaatggaaacACTGGAGACCATGGAGATCGAATCCTTGGCAGAGAGACCAGCATCTAGGATACAGATCATTTTTGGATACTGGTATCTCTAAGGCTTCCTGCTCTAATCCCAAAGGCTGATAACTTCCCTGCAGAGGCAACACAAATACCCCTTTCTCGCCAGGTAGTGGTGGTCTTAGTAAGGAAAGATGCCAAGACACGCCATGGAATTCAGCTTGGAAAATGCAGTATTCATCCAGGTGCTATgtcttcttcccctcctcccaagCCTATCCTTTTCTGTAACGTAATaggaataagagaaaagaagTCTGGaaccctggcagagaggagatttGGAGGTTCCCTAAACACCTATCTGCTCTAGTCTCAGCCACCTATCATTTCCACTCCTCAAGAGGTTCCAAAGCACTGCCCACAATACAGAAACCAAGGAAATTTTTTCTTCTCCCCTCTCTTTGAGGTCTGCTGTCCCCTTCAGATCTTTACAGAAACATGGAATACCGCAGACAGTAAGAGACCCACACATATAAATGCTTGTACACACATCCAACGACCAAATGAAAACACAGTGGGAGAGATTTAGTTGTTAATGGCGAGACCAGTAACAGGGACATGAGACCTTTGCGAATCCAGGGACACGCGTATCAAACATTCACAATCTCCTTTTACATTCTCTCGCTCTCAAGGCTCCCCAGTGTTCCCCCACCTAATAGCAGCAGCCCCTCCTCCTCAAATATAGTCCGCCATTTCCCCACTAGAAGCCGCTACTACACCTTTTTACCTTCCAAAACTTGGTCGGGGACGGGACTAGTGTCTAGAAATCAAGCTAGCAAGCAGATGATCATTTCAAATGTATCGTTGT is a genomic window of Choloepus didactylus isolate mChoDid1 chromosome X, mChoDid1.pri, whole genome shotgun sequence containing:
- the ARMCX5 gene encoding armadillo repeat-containing X-linked protein 5 → MTDSRARARTRGGTGADLKAGFKDPAKARAKAKSQAKALAVAEPKTGSVTQAKTGDGAVAKTRTVSHTDTLAVTRKVSKVEAVTKSRVVAETKSKTLAEHGIVPKSKSRAMPESSISVKTKSEIKASASSEVSIRSCAKADDKSSIGPRPQTREEAGIKPRAGARAGIGIKSSDEDEENVCSWFWTGEEPSVGSWFWPEEETAPQVCKLPPKIQEKPKPTSKPELTIKQKAAAWSRARYSVLVPVEGGERSLPPEGNWTLVETLIETPLGIRPLTKIPPYNGPYFQTLADIKKQVRYREKYGPNPKACRCKLRSFSLEPKEFDKLVALLKLTKDPFIHEIATMIMGISPAYPFTQDIIHDVGITVMIENLISNPNVKEHPRALNMVDDSSESSEELKSGESYINQVCKDILSYPLNSPVQLAGLKLLGHLSVKFEDHHMIASYIPDFLTLLNKGSVKTKFYVLKVFLCLSKNQANTRELISAEVLSSLIAPLNKNESKANILNVIAIFENINFQFKKKVKLFTKEQFTKSELISIFQEAKEFGQKLQDLAEHSDPEVRDKVIRLILKL